In one Pseudomonas sp. 31-12 genomic region, the following are encoded:
- the tyrS gene encoding tyrosine--tRNA ligase, whose amino-acid sequence MKSVEEQLALIKRGAEELLVESELIEKLKRGQPLRIKAGFDPTAPDLHLGHTVLINKLRQFQELGHQVIFLIGDFTGMIGDPSGKSATRPPLTREQVLENAETYKTQVFKILDPAKTEVAFNSTWMDQMGPADFIRLTSQYTVARMLERDDFDKRYTTNQPIAIHEFLYPLVQGYDSVALRADVELGGTDQKFNLLMGRELQRSYGQEAQCILTMPLLEGLDGVKKMSKSLGNYVGIQEAPGVMYGKLVSIPDALMWRYFELLSFRSMDEINAFRADVEAGANPRDIKIKLAEEIVARFHGEEAAANAHRAAGNRMKDGELPDDLPEIELTAAEDMPIAAVLNKAGLVKNSAVARDLLGSGGVRIDGEVVDRTFIYVLGATHVCQAGKKAFARITLKSE is encoded by the coding sequence ATGAAGTCGGTTGAAGAGCAGCTAGCGCTGATTAAACGTGGTGCGGAAGAACTGTTGGTCGAGTCCGAGCTGATCGAAAAGCTCAAGCGTGGCCAACCGCTACGTATTAAGGCAGGCTTCGATCCGACTGCGCCGGATTTGCACCTGGGTCATACCGTGCTTATTAATAAGCTGCGCCAGTTCCAGGAGCTGGGGCATCAGGTGATCTTCCTTATAGGTGACTTCACCGGGATGATCGGTGATCCAAGCGGCAAGAGCGCGACGCGTCCTCCGCTCACCCGTGAGCAGGTTCTCGAGAATGCCGAGACCTACAAGACTCAAGTCTTCAAGATTCTTGATCCAGCCAAGACGGAAGTAGCGTTCAACTCCACCTGGATGGATCAGATGGGGCCCGCAGACTTCATTCGTCTGACTTCGCAATACACAGTGGCTCGCATGCTTGAGCGCGACGACTTCGACAAGCGCTACACCACCAATCAGCCAATCGCCATTCACGAGTTCCTTTATCCGTTGGTTCAAGGGTATGACTCGGTCGCTTTGCGCGCGGATGTCGAGTTGGGCGGTACCGACCAGAAGTTCAACCTGCTGATGGGGCGTGAGCTGCAGCGCAGTTATGGTCAAGAGGCTCAATGCATTCTGACGATGCCACTGCTCGAAGGTCTGGATGGCGTGAAGAAGATGTCCAAGTCCTTGGGCAACTACGTCGGTATCCAGGAGGCGCCGGGTGTCATGTACGGCAAGCTGGTCTCGATTCCGGACGCGCTGATGTGGCGCTACTTCGAATTGCTCAGCTTCCGCTCCATGGATGAGATAAATGCATTCCGTGCGGATGTCGAGGCGGGCGCCAATCCGCGTGATATCAAAATCAAACTGGCTGAAGAGATCGTTGCGCGTTTTCATGGTGAAGAGGCTGCGGCCAATGCTCACCGTGCGGCGGGCAACCGTATGAAGGATGGCGAGCTACCGGACGATTTGCCAGAGATCGAACTGACCGCTGCTGAAGACATGCCGATTGCTGCTGTTCTTAATAAGGCAGGCTTGGTCAAGAACTCGGCTGTCGCGAGAGACCTGTTGGGTTCCGGTGGTGTGCGTATAGATGGCGAGGTTGTCGATCGCACCTTTATATACGTACTGGGCGCGACCCATGTTTGCCAGGCCGGGAAGAAGGCATTTGCGCGTATTACGCTCAAATCCGAATAA
- the birA gene encoding bifunctional biotin--[acetyl-CoA-carboxylase] ligase/biotin operon repressor BirA: MLTLLKLLKDGKFHSGQALGIALGISRSAVWKQLQHLEAELGLSIHKVRGRGYQLAAPLTLLDPVDIKEQAPSCGWPILLFHSIDSTNAEALRAIERGQAAPFLVLSERQTAGRGRRGRNWASPFAENIYYSLVLRIEGGMRQLEGLSLVVGLAVMQALRDLGIPGAGLKWPNDVLVGQKKIAGILLELVGDPADVCHVVLGVGINVNMQATDEIDQQWTSMRLEAGRMFDRNHLVAHLGLMLQKYLARHQIDGFSAIQREWEQNHLWHGRAVTLIAGVSQIDGEVLGVDSQGALRLKVNGVEKVFSGGELSLRLRDDS; this comes from the coding sequence ATGCTGACGTTGTTAAAGCTTCTTAAGGATGGCAAGTTCCATTCGGGTCAGGCCCTGGGCATCGCCCTGGGTATCAGTCGTAGTGCGGTATGGAAGCAGCTACAGCATTTGGAGGCTGAGCTCGGCTTGTCCATTCACAAGGTGCGCGGTCGTGGTTATCAATTGGCTGCGCCATTGACGCTGCTTGATCCTGTCGACATAAAAGAACAGGCGCCCTCGTGTGGCTGGCCTATTCTGCTCTTCCACTCAATTGACTCCACTAACGCTGAAGCTCTGCGCGCAATTGAGCGTGGCCAGGCCGCGCCCTTTTTGGTGCTTTCCGAGCGGCAGACTGCGGGGCGCGGCCGGCGTGGACGAAATTGGGCCAGTCCTTTCGCGGAAAACATCTATTACAGTCTCGTATTACGCATCGAAGGTGGTATGCGTCAGCTTGAAGGGCTGAGTCTTGTGGTTGGGCTTGCTGTTATGCAAGCCTTGAGAGATCTCGGCATTCCGGGCGCGGGCTTGAAGTGGCCAAACGATGTTTTGGTTGGCCAGAAAAAGATTGCCGGGATATTGCTCGAGTTGGTGGGTGATCCTGCTGATGTGTGTCATGTGGTGCTGGGTGTTGGAATTAATGTGAACATGCAGGCGACCGATGAGATTGATCAGCAGTGGACATCCATGCGGCTGGAGGCGGGCAGGATGTTTGATCGCAATCACCTCGTCGCGCATTTAGGATTGATGCTTCAGAAGTATCTGGCTCGCCATCAGATCGATGGTTTTTCCGCCATCCAGCGGGAATGGGAACAGAACCACCTTTGGCACGGGCGCGCAGTCACGCTGATTGCTGGAGTTAGTCAGATAGATGGTGAGGTGTTGGGTGTCGACAGTCAGGGTGCCTTGCGCTTGAAGGTAAATGGTGTGGAAAAAGTATTTAGTGGTGGTGAGCTCAGCCTGAGGTTG
- a CDS encoding anhydro-N-acetylmuramic acid kinase, protein MTLYIGVMSGTSLDGLDIALIELTPAINLIATHYTPMPDSLRTELLGLCASGPDEIARSAIAQQNWVKLAAQGINTLLQQHNLKPEDIRSIGSHGQTIRHEPARGFTVQIGNPALLTELTGITVVSDFRSRDVAAGGQGAPLVPAFHEALFDERAGNRAVLNVGGFSNLSLIEPGKPVAGFDCGPGNVLLDAWIHQQRGDNFDRDGQWAASGKVEPVLLYELLSDPFFVTKGPKSTGREVFNLPWLTQHLSKLPTFAAEDVQATLLELTALTIVESLQHAQSNTQELLVCGGGAHNATLMKRLASLLPNATVSSTAAYGVDPDWVEAMAFAWLAHCCLEGIAANRPSVTGARGLRVLGAIYPA, encoded by the coding sequence ATGACGCTCTATATAGGTGTGATGTCCGGGACCAGCCTAGATGGCCTGGACATTGCGCTGATCGAGCTGACCCCGGCGATCAACTTGATCGCCACGCACTACACTCCCATGCCTGATTCCCTGCGCACCGAGCTGCTTGGCTTGTGCGCCAGCGGCCCGGACGAGATTGCCCGCTCCGCCATCGCTCAACAGAACTGGGTGAAACTGGCCGCTCAGGGCATTAACACCCTCCTCCAACAACACAACCTGAAACCCGAAGACATTCGATCGATTGGCAGCCACGGCCAGACCATTCGCCATGAACCGGCGCGCGGCTTCACCGTACAGATAGGAAACCCTGCCCTATTGACCGAGCTGACCGGCATCACCGTGGTCAGCGACTTCCGCAGCCGTGACGTGGCCGCCGGCGGACAAGGTGCACCGCTGGTTCCAGCCTTTCACGAAGCGTTGTTTGATGAACGTGCCGGTAATCGTGCGGTGCTGAACGTTGGCGGATTCAGCAACCTCAGCCTGATCGAACCCGGCAAGCCTGTCGCCGGCTTTGACTGCGGCCCAGGCAACGTTCTACTGGATGCGTGGATTCATCAGCAACGCGGCGACAACTTTGATCGCGACGGCCAATGGGCGGCCAGTGGCAAGGTTGAACCGGTTCTGCTGTATGAATTGCTGAGTGATCCGTTCTTCGTGACCAAAGGCCCGAAAAGCACCGGTCGCGAAGTGTTCAACCTGCCATGGCTGACACAACATCTCTCGAAGCTCCCGACCTTCGCCGCTGAAGATGTGCAAGCAACCCTGCTTGAGCTGACCGCACTGACCATCGTCGAATCGCTGCAGCACGCTCAATCGAATACTCAGGAACTGTTGGTCTGCGGTGGCGGCGCCCATAACGCCACACTGATGAAGCGCCTGGCCAGCCTGCTACCCAACGCGACAGTCAGCAGCACCGCCGCCTACGGCGTGGACCCGGACTGGGTTGAAGCCATGGCCTTCGCCTGGCTGGCCCATTGCTGCCTGGAAGGCATCGCCGCCAACCGCCCAAGCGTCACCGGCGCCCGCGGCCTGCGCGTACTCGGCGCCATCTACCCGGCATAA
- a CDS encoding peptidoglycan DD-metalloendopeptidase family protein — MTKESSKAPPLYPKTHLLAASGIAALLSLALLVFPSSDVEAKKTTLSLELENPAEQLTQDQDAAEAVQATNEPAASPFAQIENSAEEPQETAQAEPAPTPVVEEKKAPNHREVIVSKGDTLSTLFEKVGLPATSVHEVLASDKQAKQFSQLKHGQKLEFELAPDGQLTNLHSKVSDLESITLTKNDKGYTFNRITAKPTVRSAYVHGVINSSLSQSAARAGLSHSLTMDMASVFGYDVDFAQDIRKGDEFDVIYEQKVVNGKAVGNGPILSARFTNRGKTYTAVRYTNKQGNSSYYTADGNSMRKAFIRTPVDFARISSKFSMGRKHPILNKIRAHKGVDYAAPRGTPIKAAGDGKVLLAGRRGGYGNTVIIQHGNTYRTLYGHMQGFAKGIKTGGSVKQGQVIGYIGTTGLSTGPHLHYEFQVNGVHVDPLGQKVAMADPISKGERARFLAQSQPLMARMDQEKSTMLASKR, encoded by the coding sequence ATGACCAAAGAATCGTCTAAAGCGCCACCGCTTTACCCGAAGACCCACCTGCTCGCAGCAAGCGGTATCGCCGCTCTTCTGAGCCTGGCGCTTCTGGTATTCCCTTCCAGTGATGTAGAAGCCAAAAAGACAACGCTGAGTCTTGAACTGGAAAATCCTGCTGAACAACTGACACAAGATCAAGACGCTGCTGAAGCCGTCCAAGCCACAAATGAGCCGGCAGCCTCGCCTTTCGCGCAGATCGAAAACAGCGCCGAAGAACCTCAGGAAACCGCCCAGGCCGAGCCTGCACCGACGCCTGTCGTCGAAGAAAAGAAGGCGCCAAACCACAGGGAAGTGATCGTTTCCAAAGGCGATACGCTGTCCACGCTGTTTGAGAAAGTCGGCCTCCCCGCCACTTCAGTGCATGAAGTACTGGCCAGCGATAAACAGGCCAAGCAATTCAGCCAGCTCAAACACGGCCAGAAACTCGAATTCGAACTCGCCCCCGACGGCCAACTGACCAATCTGCACAGCAAGGTCAGTGACCTCGAAAGCATCACTCTGACCAAGAATGATAAGGGTTATACGTTCAACCGCATTACCGCCAAGCCTACCGTGCGCTCCGCCTACGTTCATGGCGTGATCAACAGCTCGCTGTCGCAGTCTGCCGCGCGCGCCGGCCTTTCCCACAGCCTGACCATGGACATGGCCAGCGTGTTTGGCTATGACGTCGACTTCGCCCAGGATATTCGTAAGGGCGACGAGTTCGATGTGATCTACGAGCAGAAAGTCGTCAACGGCAAGGCTGTCGGCAACGGCCCGATCCTTTCCGCACGTTTCACCAACCGCGGCAAAACCTACACCGCCGTGCGTTACACCAACAAACAAGGCAACAGCAGCTACTACACCGCTGACGGCAATAGCATGCGCAAGGCGTTTATCCGCACGCCGGTAGACTTCGCCCGCATCAGCTCGAAATTCTCCATGGGACGCAAACACCCGATCCTGAACAAAATCCGCGCCCACAAAGGTGTCGATTACGCAGCACCACGCGGTACCCCGATCAAAGCAGCCGGTGACGGCAAAGTATTGCTGGCCGGTCGCCGTGGCGGCTACGGCAATACCGTGATCATCCAGCATGGCAACACCTACCGTACGCTGTACGGCCACATGCAGGGCTTTGCCAAAGGCATCAAGACTGGCGGCAGCGTCAAGCAAGGCCAGGTGATCGGATATATCGGCACAACCGGGCTCTCCACCGGCCCGCACTTGCACTATGAGTTCCAGGTCAATGGCGTGCACGTCGACCCACTGGGCCAGAAAGTTGCGATGGCCGATCCAATCTCCAAAGGGGAACGCGCACGCTTCCTTGCGCAGAGTCAGCCGTTGATGGCCCGCATGGATCAAGAGAAGTCCACTATGCTGGCTTCGAAGCGCTAA
- the erpA gene encoding iron-sulfur cluster insertion protein ErpA → MSVESFTPTALQFTHGAAHKVKSLVDEEGNDRLKLRVFVTGGGCSGFQYGFTFDEEVADDDTIVEREGVSLVVDPMSFQYLAGAEVDYQEGLEGSRFVIKNPNASTTCGCGSSFSI, encoded by the coding sequence ATGAGCGTCGAATCCTTCACCCCCACCGCTTTGCAATTCACCCACGGTGCCGCGCACAAGGTGAAGAGCCTGGTCGATGAAGAGGGGAATGATCGCTTGAAGCTGCGCGTATTCGTTACGGGCGGCGGTTGTTCAGGTTTTCAGTACGGCTTCACCTTCGATGAAGAAGTGGCCGATGACGACACCATCGTCGAGCGCGAAGGTGTGAGTCTGGTCGTAGATCCAATGAGCTTCCAGTATCTGGCGGGCGCCGAGGTGGATTATCAGGAAGGTCTGGAAGGCTCGCGTTTCGTGATCAAGAATCCGAACGCCAGCACCACGTGTGGTTGCGGCTCTTCGTTCTCGATCTGA
- the argC gene encoding N-acetyl-gamma-glutamyl-phosphate reductase produces MVKVGIVGGTGYTGVELLRLLAQHPQAEVVVITSRSEAGLAVADMYPNLRGHYDGLAFSVPDIKTLGACDVVFFATPHGVAHALAGELLAAGTKVIDLSADFRLQDSVEWAKWYGQPHGAPELLEEAVYGLPEVNREQIKDARLIAVPGCYPTATQLGFLPLLEAGLADTTRLIADCKSGVSGAGRGASVGSLYSETSESMKAYSVKGHRHLPEIRQGLRRAAGKDVGLTFVPHLTPMIRGIHSTLYATVVDRSVDLQALFEKRYANEPFVDVMPAGSHPETRSVRGANVCRIAVHRPQDGDLVVVLSVIDNLVKGASGQAVQNLNILFGLDERLGLSHAGMLP; encoded by the coding sequence ATGGTCAAGGTCGGTATCGTCGGCGGCACGGGTTACACCGGTGTCGAACTGCTGCGTCTGTTGGCACAGCATCCGCAAGCTGAAGTGGTCGTGATCACTTCCCGATCCGAGGCCGGTCTGGCCGTCGCTGACATGTACCCGAACCTGCGAGGCCACTACGACGGCCTGGCGTTCAGCGTTCCGGACATCAAGACGCTGGGCGCCTGTGATGTGGTGTTCTTCGCCACGCCGCACGGTGTTGCCCATGCGCTGGCTGGCGAATTGCTGGCGGCCGGGACCAAGGTCATCGACCTGTCGGCGGACTTCCGCCTGCAAGACTCGGTTGAATGGGCCAAGTGGTACGGCCAGCCGCACGGTGCGCCGGAGCTGCTGGAGGAAGCGGTCTACGGTCTGCCGGAAGTCAATCGCGAGCAGATCAAGGATGCTCGCCTGATCGCCGTGCCGGGTTGCTATCCAACGGCTACGCAATTGGGTTTCCTGCCATTGCTCGAAGCCGGGCTGGCCGATACCACGCGTTTGATCGCTGACTGCAAATCCGGTGTCAGCGGTGCGGGCCGTGGTGCTTCGGTCGGTTCGCTGTACTCCGAGACGTCGGAAAGCATGAAAGCCTATTCCGTCAAAGGTCACCGTCACTTGCCGGAAATCCGCCAAGGTCTGCGTCGCGCAGCGGGCAAGGACGTCGGTCTGACCTTCGTTCCGCACCTGACGCCAATGATTCGCGGCATTCATTCGACGCTGTATGCGACTGTCGTGGATCGCTCGGTGGATCTGCAGGCGTTGTTTGAAAAGCGCTACGCCAACGAACCGTTCGTCGACGTGATGCCGGCCGGCAGCCATCCGGAAACCCGCAGCGTGCGCGGTGCCAACGTTTGCCGTATCGCGGTGCATCGTCCGCAGGACGGTGATCTGGTGGTGGTTTTGTCGGTGATCGATAACCTGGTCAAAGGTGCGTCGGGTCAGGCGGTGCAGAACCTGAACATTCTGTTCGGGCTGGATGAGCGCTTGGGCCTGTCCCACGCCGGCATGCTGCCGTAA